The following are encoded together in the Glycine max cultivar Williams 82 chromosome 8, Glycine_max_v4.0, whole genome shotgun sequence genome:
- the LOC100790485 gene encoding pollen receptor-like kinase 1, whose translation MALSGWHSWIILFIYLSPHLIVLPSFGASDSELLLNVKQNLQTNNQQLSSWNASVPPCSGGHSNWRGVLCYEGKVWGIKLENMGLKGLIDVDSLKGLPYLRTLSFMNNDFEGAWPEIQHLIGLKSIYLSNNKFSGEIPSRTFEGLQWLKKVHLSNNHFTGAVPTSLVLLPRLIELRLEGNKFNGPIPYFSSHNKLKSFSVANNELSGQIPASLGAMPVSSFSGNERLCGGPLGACNSKSSTLSIVVALVVVCVAVIMIAAVVLFSLHRRRKNQVSVENPASGFGGNKGRVRELGSESMRSTRSISSNHSRRGDQMKLSFLRDDRQRFDMQELLRASAEILGSGCFSSSYKAALLNGPTIVVKRFKQMNNVGKEEFQEHMRRIGRLTHPNLLPPVAYYYRKEEKLVVTDYVQNGSLAVRLHGHQSIGEPSLDWPIRLKIVKGIAKGLENLYKDMPSLIAPHGNLKSSNVLLTESFEPLLTDYGLVPVINQDLAQDIMVIYKSPEYLQQGRITKKTDVWCLGILILEILTGKFPANFLQKGKGSEVSLASWVHSVVPEQWTNDVFDQEMGATMNSEGEMGKLLKIALNCVEGDVDKRWDLKEAVEKILEIKQRDNDQEDFFTSYASEADMKSST comes from the exons ATGGCACTAAGCGGTTGGCATTCTTGGATAATACTATTCATCTACCTTTCACCACATCTCattgttcttccttcttttggaGCTTCTGACTCTGAATTGCTCCTTAACGTCAAGCAAAACTTGCAAACCAACAATCAACAACTGTCCTCCTGGAACGCTTCGGTTCCTCCTTGTTCCGGTGGCCATTCCAATTGGCGCGGGGTTCTCTGCTACGAAGGAAAAGTGTGGGGCATTAAGCTTGAGAACATGGGGCTCAAAGGGCTCATTGATGTTGACTCTCTCAAGGGCTTGCCTTATCTCAGAACGTTGAGTTTCATGAACAATGATTTCGAGGGTGCATGGCCAGAGATTCAACATTTGATTGGTCTCAAGTCTATTTATCTTTCCAACAACAAGTTTTCTGGGGAGATTCCTTCCAGAACTTTTGAAGGGTTGCAGTGGCTGAAGAAGGTTCATTTGTCCAACAACCATTTCACCGGTGCTGTTCCAACTTCCCTCGTGTTGCTGCCGAGGCTCATAGAGTTGAGGTTGGAGGGAAACAAATTCAATGGCCCCATTCCATATTTTAGTTCCCATAACAAATTGAAATCATTTAGCGTAGCTAATAATGAGTTGAGTGGCCAAATTCCTGCCTCCCTTGGAGCCATGCCAGTTTCTTCCTTTTCTG GTAATGAAAGGTTATGTGGAGGCCCATTGGGAGCATGTAATTCGAAGTCCTCGACATTGAGCATTGTTGTGGCTTTGGTGGTTGTTTGCGTGGCAGTGATTATGATCGCAGCAGTAGTATTATTCAGCCTtcacagaagaagaaaaaatcaagtGTCAGTAGAGAATCCAGCCTCTGGGTTCGGGGGTAATAAAGGACGTGTGAGGGAATTGGGTAGTGAAAGTATGAGGTCAACAAGGTCAATAAGCTCCAACCACAGCAGAAGAGGGGACCAAATGAAGCTGTCTTTTCTGAGAGATGATAGGCAGAGGTTTGATATGCAAGAGTTGCTCAGAGCCTCTGCTGAGATTTTGGGTAGTGGTTGCTTCAGCTCTTCTTACAAGGCTGCTTTGTTGAATGGCCCAACAATAGTGGTGAAGAGGTTCAAGCAGATGAACAATGTCGGGAAGGAAGAGTTTCAAGAGCACATGAGAAGGATAGGGAGGTTGACCCATCCTAACTTGCTTCCTCCTGTCGCTTACTATTATAGAAAGGAGGAGAAGCTCGTCGTCACAGACTACGTTCAGAATGGTAGCTTGGCTGTTCGCCTTCATG GACACCAATCCATTGGAGAACCAAGCCTTGATTGGCCAATCCGGTTGAAGATAGTGAAAGGCATAGCAAAAGGTCTTGAAAATCTATACAAGGACATGCCAAGCCTAATTGCACCCCATGGAAATCTAAAGTCCTCTAATGTTCTCTTGACTGAATCATTTGAGCCACTTCTCACAGACTATGGCTTAGTCCCAGTGATAAACCAGGATCTGGCTCAGGACATCATGGTGATATACAAGTCTCCTGAGTATTTGCAACAAGGAAGAATCACAAAGAAGACTGATGTGTGGTGTCTTGGAATACTAATTCTTGAGATTCTAACTGGGAAGTTCCCTGCAAACTTCTTGCAAAAAGGTAAAGGGAGTGAGGTGAGTTTGGCAAGTTGGGTGCATTCAGTTGTCCCAGAACAATGGACAAATGATGTGTTTGATCAAGAAATGGGGGCAACAATGAACAGTGAGGGAGAGATGGGGAAGCTTCTCAAGATTGCCTTGAATTGTGTTGAAGGGGATGTGGATAAGAGGTGGGATTTGAAAGAAGCAGTAGAGAAAATCCTGGAGATCAAGCAGAGGGATAATGATCAAGAAGATTTTTTTACTTCTTATGCTAGTGAAGCAGACATGAAGTCTTCAACTTGA